The following proteins are encoded in a genomic region of Candidatus Binataceae bacterium:
- a CDS encoding PHB depolymerase family esterase has translation MLILVLLSIASALAFAADSTCGPFGDAPAQIQTGLWPSLVVNHGLRCFGGEKLGPWLDSDGTQRYACLYDYVSSQSNDAYPLVVFVHGSLANADSTIATGLIPKSKSTNLGTSHPGFVLLAPEGRETTHYYTAPDDRGMGWDNWYRQFSRGDVIANGTTYKENVDAAAIDHFIQQVEASRKIDRNRIYMTGWSNGAAMALLYALNRRNIAAAAVYSAPDPFSAFDDACPQTPVAGAPASTKEISLTNPKVPIMHVRNSCDIGGICPNGLKFVSQIKALGNQIDDIIVNPEGIRVQQCDPLCGTNPDGGGDISTSGSMLGFKHHLAWPRTWNDRMFDFMKNHPLPAGQ, from the coding sequence TTGTTAATTCTAGTATTACTGTCGATCGCATCTGCGCTCGCGTTCGCGGCGGACTCGACGTGCGGTCCGTTTGGTGACGCGCCGGCGCAGATTCAGACGGGACTATGGCCGAGCCTGGTTGTTAATCACGGGCTGCGATGTTTCGGCGGCGAGAAACTCGGTCCCTGGCTCGATTCCGACGGCACGCAGCGCTACGCCTGTCTCTACGATTACGTATCATCGCAGAGTAACGACGCTTATCCACTCGTCGTTTTTGTGCACGGCTCACTGGCGAATGCGGATTCCACGATCGCAACGGGATTAATCCCGAAGTCCAAGTCGACGAATCTTGGAACATCACATCCGGGTTTTGTCCTGCTGGCGCCGGAGGGCCGCGAGACCACGCACTACTATACGGCGCCCGACGACAGAGGGATGGGGTGGGACAACTGGTATCGGCAGTTCAGTCGCGGGGATGTTATCGCAAACGGCACTACCTACAAGGAGAACGTTGACGCGGCGGCGATCGATCATTTCATCCAGCAGGTTGAGGCATCGCGCAAGATCGATCGAAATCGAATATATATGACGGGATGGTCCAATGGCGCCGCGATGGCGTTGCTCTACGCTCTGAATCGTCGGAATATTGCCGCGGCCGCCGTTTACTCGGCGCCTGATCCATTCTCAGCCTTCGACGACGCCTGCCCGCAAACGCCAGTAGCGGGGGCGCCGGCCAGCACCAAAGAAATCTCACTGACTAATCCAAAAGTGCCTATCATGCACGTCCGCAACAGCTGTGACATCGGCGGCATCTGTCCCAACGGCCTGAAATTCGTCTCGCAAATCAAGGCACTGGGTAATCAGATTGACGATATCATAGTTAACCCGGAGGGAATCCGGGTTCAGCAATGCGATCCGTTGTGTGGAACCAATCCCGATGGCGGCGGTGATATATCCACTTCGGGCTCGATGCTCGGGTTCAAGCATCACCTCGCATGGCCCAGAACCTGGAATGACAGGATGTTCGACTTCATGAAGAACCATCCGCTGCCTGCGGGACAATAG
- a CDS encoding M20 family metallopeptidase has protein sequence MDTKAIAAFANDLWDRSIIAELTEYIRIPNKSVAFDPQWESHGHMNRVVARFETWARSQNIKGMTVEVVRLANRTPVIFMDIPGASNDCILLYGHMDKQPEMAGWRDGLGPWTPVREGDRLYGRGAADDGYATFACLASIGALQAQQIPHARCVVLIEACEESGSFDLPPYIDHLAPRIGQPSLVIALDSGCGNYEQLWCTTSLRGLVGGTLKVDVLTEGMHSGDAGGVVPDSFRIVRQLLSRVEDEETGAIRADEFHAAIPEERSQQAAETAAVLGEELYRKFPFVSRMRPMTEHLTELVLNRTWRPALAVIGADGLPPAENAGNVLRPTTTVKLSLRLPPTCDPKKALPKLKSMLEENPPHGASVKFEPNWGAQGWDAPPLAPWLHRALETASHSFFGKPPAFMGEGGTIPFMSMLGERFPEAQFLITGVLGPHANAHGPNEFLHIPTAKKLTACVASVIADHHRRTR, from the coding sequence ATGGACACCAAGGCGATCGCCGCTTTCGCAAATGACCTGTGGGACCGCTCGATTATCGCGGAGCTCACCGAATATATCCGCATTCCAAACAAGTCGGTCGCCTTTGATCCGCAATGGGAATCCCACGGGCACATGAATCGCGTCGTCGCCCGCTTCGAGACGTGGGCGCGCAGCCAGAATATCAAAGGGATGACGGTCGAGGTGGTGCGGCTCGCAAATCGCACGCCGGTGATCTTCATGGATATCCCGGGCGCGTCGAACGATTGCATCCTTCTTTATGGTCACATGGACAAGCAGCCCGAGATGGCGGGATGGCGCGACGGGCTCGGTCCGTGGACTCCGGTGCGCGAAGGCGATCGCCTGTATGGGCGCGGCGCCGCCGACGACGGCTACGCCACATTCGCGTGTCTCGCGTCGATTGGCGCGCTCCAGGCGCAGCAGATTCCGCATGCGCGATGCGTCGTGCTGATCGAGGCGTGCGAGGAGAGCGGCAGCTTCGATCTGCCGCCGTACATCGATCATCTAGCGCCGCGAATCGGCCAGCCGAGCCTCGTGATCGCGCTCGATTCTGGATGCGGCAACTATGAGCAGCTATGGTGCACCACTTCGCTGCGCGGACTCGTCGGCGGCACGCTCAAGGTCGATGTGCTCACCGAGGGAATGCACTCCGGCGACGCCGGCGGCGTGGTGCCTGATAGTTTTCGAATCGTTCGCCAGTTGTTAAGCCGGGTCGAGGATGAAGAGACCGGCGCGATCCGCGCCGACGAGTTCCATGCCGCGATCCCGGAGGAGCGCAGCCAGCAGGCAGCGGAAACTGCGGCGGTGCTCGGCGAGGAGCTCTATCGCAAGTTTCCTTTTGTCTCGCGGATGCGCCCGATGACGGAGCATCTGACGGAACTGGTGCTGAATCGCACGTGGCGCCCTGCCCTTGCTGTGATCGGCGCCGACGGCCTGCCACCCGCGGAGAACGCCGGCAACGTTCTGCGGCCAACGACGACTGTGAAACTGTCGCTGCGGCTGCCGCCGACCTGCGATCCGAAAAAGGCGCTGCCGAAGCTCAAATCGATGCTCGAGGAAAATCCTCCGCACGGCGCGTCGGTGAAGTTCGAGCCGAACTGGGGCGCGCAGGGATGGGACGCGCCTCCGCTCGCGCCGTGGCTGCATCGCGCGCTCGAGACGGCGTCGCACTCATTCTTCGGCAAGCCTCCAGCATTCATGGGTGAAGGTGGAACGATTCCGTTCATGAGCATGCTCGGCGAGCGTTTTCCAGAGGCGCAGTTCCTGATCACGGGAGTCCTCGGCCCGCACGCGAACGCACACGGCCCCAACGAGTTCCTGCATATCCCGACGGCGAAGAAACTGACGGCATGCGTCGCGAGCGTGATCGCCGATCATCATCGCCGCACCAGGTAG
- a CDS encoding efflux RND transporter periplasmic adaptor subunit, producing the protein MASEIVVPKTTETRKNRKRFIAVCAIGVLLAFVASGGIVLATQLRLQHQTGQLAAAVALGPHVLVEPIHRSTTGGDYDIPVTIRGYVETSIYAKVAGYMKKIYVDKGDRVRNGEIIAVLESPELDKQVADAKAAYWYQEVTDRRNQTLVQQGVIAQQIADDSHAAMLQTKAAYEQMLALQSYEIVRSQFDGVVTARFFDQGALIPQSTSPSTFASNTPIVSLATLQPLRIYANVPQTIAPLVHDGDKASVIVAEYPGVGFDGTVTRHPSALDEGSRTMLVEVDLPNRDLKLLPGMYGNLHLQTASTAGALVAPDDALVFRDGKVYLPIVRSSKMRLVDVRLGHDDGLEVAVNGDIHDGDLVAMSVGQAVRDGEAVQPVSQKSSNL; encoded by the coding sequence ATGGCATCCGAAATTGTTGTTCCAAAAACAACTGAGACACGTAAGAATCGCAAACGCTTCATCGCCGTCTGTGCGATTGGAGTTCTGCTCGCATTCGTCGCGTCGGGCGGAATCGTACTGGCAACTCAGCTCCGCCTGCAACATCAGACCGGTCAATTGGCCGCCGCGGTTGCCCTCGGACCCCACGTCCTTGTCGAGCCGATTCATCGTTCGACGACGGGAGGCGATTACGACATTCCAGTGACTATTCGTGGTTATGTTGAGACTTCGATTTACGCCAAGGTCGCCGGATATATGAAGAAGATCTACGTGGACAAGGGCGACCGCGTCAGGAACGGCGAAATTATCGCGGTGCTCGAATCGCCTGAGCTCGACAAGCAAGTTGCCGACGCCAAAGCCGCCTACTGGTATCAGGAGGTCACCGATCGCCGCAATCAAACCCTGGTCCAGCAAGGCGTAATCGCACAGCAGATCGCCGATGACTCCCACGCCGCGATGCTTCAGACGAAGGCCGCGTACGAGCAGATGCTGGCGCTACAGAGTTATGAAATAGTCAGATCGCAATTCGACGGCGTCGTCACGGCCAGGTTTTTCGACCAGGGCGCGTTGATTCCGCAATCGACGTCGCCATCGACCTTCGCCAGCAACACGCCGATCGTTTCGCTGGCAACGCTCCAACCGCTGCGCATTTATGCGAATGTCCCCCAAACGATCGCACCGCTGGTGCATGATGGCGACAAGGCTTCGGTGATCGTCGCCGAGTATCCCGGGGTCGGCTTTGACGGCACGGTGACGCGACACCCGTCGGCACTCGACGAAGGCTCGCGGACGATGCTTGTCGAAGTAGATTTGCCTAATCGCGATCTGAAGCTTCTGCCCGGAATGTATGGCAACCTGCATCTTCAGACCGCATCGACGGCCGGAGCGCTGGTTGCTCCCGACGATGCGCTGGTATTTCGTGACGGCAAAGTCTATTTGCCGATCGTTCGCAGTAGCAAGATGCGCCTCGTCGACGTCAGGCTCGGCCACGACGATGGGCTCGAGGTTGCGGTAAACGGCGATATCCACGACGGTGACCTGGTCGCAATGAGCGTCGGACAAGCGGTTCGTGACGGCGAAGCAGTCCAGCCGGTCAGCCAGAAGTCGAGCAATCTCTAG
- a CDS encoding aldo/keto reductase, protein MHLTIMETIKIQGTSLEVSRVGLGTWAIGGWMWGGSNERESIETIHTAINSGITLIDTAPVYGFGRSEEIVGKALEGGLRERVVIATKVGLDWNGDQPFRNASRARIFTEIDASLKRLHTDYIDIYQVHWPDPETPIEETAGAMLELFKQGKIRAIGVSNFSSAQMERFRSVAPIHTLQPPYNLFERDIEKQILPYCLRNGISTVVYGSICRGLLSGRMRIDTVFDGDDLRKTDPKFQGERYAQYLQTVERLDLFANEKFVKHVIELALRWVLDQSGVSVALWGARRPEQLAPISRAMGWSLSHEALRQIDRLLRESILDPVGPEFMAPPSRERLAA, encoded by the coding sequence ATGCATCTGACTATCATGGAAACGATAAAGATTCAGGGAACGAGCCTCGAGGTATCGCGAGTTGGACTCGGCACCTGGGCGATCGGCGGTTGGATGTGGGGCGGCAGCAACGAAAGGGAATCGATCGAGACTATTCACACCGCGATCAATAGCGGAATCACACTAATCGATACTGCTCCCGTATATGGCTTCGGCCGCTCTGAGGAAATCGTCGGCAAAGCTCTCGAAGGCGGTTTGCGCGAACGTGTCGTGATCGCCACCAAGGTTGGTCTCGACTGGAACGGCGACCAACCTTTTCGCAACGCATCGCGCGCGCGAATTTTCACTGAGATCGACGCATCGCTCAAGCGCCTGCACACTGACTATATCGATATATATCAGGTGCATTGGCCCGACCCTGAAACTCCGATTGAAGAAACGGCGGGCGCGATGCTCGAGCTGTTCAAGCAGGGCAAAATCCGCGCGATTGGCGTTAGTAACTTTTCATCTGCACAGATGGAACGTTTTCGATCGGTCGCGCCGATTCATACCTTGCAGCCTCCGTACAACCTGTTCGAGCGCGATATCGAAAAGCAGATTCTGCCCTATTGTCTACGGAACGGAATCTCAACTGTCGTTTACGGATCGATCTGCCGCGGCTTGCTCAGCGGCCGGATGCGAATCGACACCGTATTCGACGGTGATGATCTGCGTAAAACGGATCCAAAGTTCCAGGGCGAGCGTTACGCGCAATATTTGCAGACTGTCGAGCGCCTCGACCTCTTTGCCAACGAGAAATTCGTCAAGCATGTGATCGAGCTCGCGCTCCGATGGGTGCTCGATCAATCCGGCGTGTCAGTTGCGCTCTGGGGCGCACGGCGTCCGGAACAGCTCGCACCAATCAGCCGCGCGATGGGCTGGTCGCTCAGTCACGAAGCGCTGCGGCAGATCGATCGCCTCCTGCGCGAGTCGATACTCGACCCGGTCGGTCCCGAATTCATGGCGCCGCCGTCGCGCGAGCGTCTGGCAGCTTAG
- a CDS encoding MFS transporter — protein MASQSKWLPSSASADGLRLLTSRGLRGFADGAVSVLLPSYLTAIGFGSAQIGAIVFSTLLGSAALTLWVGLLSHRLGRRHVLLASAALMFLTGLGFALVTSFWLLLVVAFVGTLNPSVGDVSLFLPIEQSSLAESVVRSDLTSMFAVYNVAGAFAGALGALASGLPVAAAPSLGWTSAGAQRTGFFVYSAIAIVAGVVYWRLSPAVEGDNEAAKAAPLAKSRRVVIQLSALFSIDAFGGGFVVQSLLALWLFRRFNMSVATAGTFFFVAGLLGSLSQFVSARLAARFGRINTMVFTHLPASLFLILAAMMPNAKLAIAFLLLRSAVSSMDVPARQSYVMAVVPPEERAAAASVTNVPRSLASAFAPLPSGLMLEYSTFGWPLVCCGALKALYDILLLIQFRAHRAPDE, from the coding sequence ATGGCATCGCAAAGCAAATGGCTTCCCTCGAGCGCATCAGCCGACGGCTTGCGCCTGCTCACCTCGCGCGGACTGCGTGGATTCGCCGACGGCGCGGTGAGCGTGCTTCTGCCGAGCTATCTCACCGCGATCGGATTCGGCTCGGCGCAAATTGGCGCGATCGTCTTCAGCACCTTGCTCGGCTCCGCGGCGCTCACGCTTTGGGTCGGCCTTCTGAGTCATCGCCTGGGACGGCGGCACGTGCTGCTCGCGTCCGCCGCGTTGATGTTTCTGACCGGGCTCGGATTCGCATTAGTGACGAGCTTCTGGCTTCTGCTCGTCGTTGCTTTCGTGGGAACGCTGAATCCATCGGTGGGGGACGTCAGCCTGTTCCTGCCGATCGAGCAATCGTCGCTCGCAGAAAGCGTCGTCAGGTCTGATCTCACTTCGATGTTCGCCGTTTACAATGTCGCCGGCGCCTTCGCTGGCGCTCTGGGAGCGCTCGCGAGCGGATTGCCTGTCGCGGCCGCACCCTCACTGGGATGGACCTCGGCCGGGGCGCAGCGCACAGGCTTTTTTGTTTACAGTGCAATCGCGATTGTAGCCGGCGTCGTGTATTGGCGTCTCTCGCCCGCCGTCGAGGGCGACAACGAGGCGGCCAAGGCGGCGCCGCTGGCCAAGTCGCGGCGCGTCGTTATTCAACTCTCAGCGCTTTTCAGTATCGATGCGTTCGGCGGCGGATTTGTAGTGCAATCACTCCTCGCACTGTGGCTGTTTCGCCGCTTCAACATGTCGGTTGCGACCGCAGGAACATTCTTCTTCGTAGCGGGTCTGCTCGGTTCTCTTTCGCAATTCGTTTCAGCGCGGCTCGCGGCGCGCTTCGGCCGAATCAACACGATGGTCTTCACGCATCTGCCGGCGAGCCTCTTCCTGATTCTTGCCGCGATGATGCCGAATGCGAAACTCGCGATCGCATTTCTGCTGTTGCGCTCCGCCGTATCCTCGATGGACGTGCCTGCCCGCCAGTCGTACGTGATGGCGGTCGTGCCGCCCGAGGAGCGCGCCGCGGCGGCCAGCGTCACCAACGTACCGCGCAGTCTGGCGTCGGCGTTCGCGCCATTACCGTCGGGCCTGATGCTCGAATACTCGACCTTCGGATGGCCGCTGGTCTGCTGCGGCGCGCTCAAGGCGCTGTATGACATTTTGCTATTGATTCAGTTCCGCGCTCATCGCGCGCCGGATGAGTAA
- a CDS encoding DUF748 domain-containing protein, whose product MSPNLNDERAREVLARAVEIGRSRRTRKIVTIVLAVVVFLGIAAYFAVPRILRGVLSKQVATALHRPVTVGDVSFNLYTLRLKIHDLHIGEPSGDGSFVDLGGFNIKVSWKTLFHLAPVVSDVTVERPRIHVVRNADGTFNFSDLLQKPANAPPPKPEKPGAPLKFAVSNIRLIDGDVRFDDKMLNQQHAIEKIQIGVPFIANFTSDVDVVVKPLLEMLIDGSPVLITGETKPFGATRDSVVDLKLHRLDLPRYAAYIPKSVPIKLNSGALSFDVLVHFVQTEAAPSIRANGAIALDQFDLRDAANAPVLALNHGEIRMRDVEPLSRIAYIEAIVIDGLKSNLVRNHDGTTNLSALSSPAAAPGAPAPAATPTLSMPTPAAVPTFAPSLVASAPSAQASITAAAPPPSAQFDAAIDSFQMTDSTMNLTDLTGAKPAVLELDGIHVAASNLRTSGQAQGNFDVAAIIKSGGALDLKGTVNLPSSQAELNLTADKIDLPGLQDFAQAAFAGTIDSGKVTAHADVKALFAPGKFNVSVEPADASLDDLAISAPRSKEKPITWKHFGVTLGQLDLASKHATVKEVQSDGLHVYAMRSSNGTLSLMSLMRKPGPPPRETREERLERLRKAREERFARLRKEREEREAERRARRNRRIAKAAPPPGPAQQPWTYDVESIAFTDTDVRAYDRGGNRPVRVDLGPVTLHVKGVSSDFAKPFDLDLEGALNKTGTFKVSGTAAIDPLKADLKISTKRLQLREAQAYVNTKLNAEITSAALTMEGDAHVSRKGKDFHASYLGDVSLVDLAAIDKLTGDDFLKWDVLRFAKIDADIGDGPPKVSIEKISLADFYARIILNSTGKMNLNDIVAKPEQAPTSLTRAEGEPGATAPQPTAAATPAPAPPASAAAAQSQPIPADIKVNETVLEDGKVDYTDDFIQPHYSANLSDIAGKVGTIGTQVNEPADVDLQGHVNGSAPLNISGSINPLAPMASLDIKAKADGIELMGLSPYTTKYTGYPIEKGTLTVDVHYLLNQGELKADNHIFIEQLTFGDKVQNSTAMNLPIRLAVSLLKNSKGEIDLNIPISGSLSDPKFSLGSVILHAFVNLIMKAVTSPFSLLASAIGSANGQDLSYVAFKPGYSTLTADNKSQLDAIAKALQERASLKMSICGRVDPSLDRDGLKHAKVDDAIEAQQIKYLGNDAKDKKVSEEEYDKFVKRAYSKADFKKPRDAIGLAKSLPTDEMKKLMVENTKVGDDDLKKLADARADAVRSYIGSKIDPARLFLVTPKLNADGIKDAPTTRADLSLQ is encoded by the coding sequence TTGAGTCCGAATCTCAACGATGAACGCGCGCGCGAGGTGCTCGCGCGCGCGGTGGAAATCGGTCGTTCACGGCGCACACGCAAGATCGTCACGATCGTTCTCGCCGTCGTCGTTTTCCTCGGAATCGCAGCCTACTTCGCGGTGCCGCGCATTCTGCGCGGTGTCCTGAGCAAACAGGTCGCGACCGCGCTCCATCGCCCTGTCACCGTTGGCGACGTCAGCTTCAATCTCTACACGCTGCGGCTGAAGATCCACGACCTGCATATCGGCGAGCCGAGCGGCGACGGTAGCTTCGTAGATCTCGGCGGATTCAACATCAAGGTTTCCTGGAAGACGCTCTTTCACCTGGCTCCGGTCGTTTCCGATGTAACCGTCGAGCGGCCGCGGATTCACGTTGTCCGCAACGCCGACGGCACCTTCAACTTCAGCGACCTCCTGCAGAAGCCCGCGAACGCTCCGCCGCCGAAACCCGAAAAGCCGGGTGCCCCGCTCAAGTTCGCGGTCTCGAATATCCGGCTTATCGACGGCGACGTGAGATTCGACGACAAGATGCTGAATCAGCAGCACGCCATCGAGAAGATCCAGATCGGCGTGCCGTTTATCGCGAATTTCACTTCCGACGTCGATGTCGTCGTGAAGCCTCTGCTCGAGATGCTGATCGACGGCAGCCCGGTGCTTATCACCGGTGAGACCAAGCCGTTCGGCGCGACGCGCGATTCAGTCGTCGATCTGAAACTCCATCGCCTCGATCTGCCGCGCTACGCCGCGTATATCCCGAAGAGCGTTCCTATCAAGCTCAACTCGGGCGCGCTCTCCTTCGATGTGTTAGTGCACTTTGTGCAGACCGAGGCAGCGCCAAGTATCCGCGCTAACGGTGCGATTGCGCTCGATCAGTTCGACCTGCGTGATGCGGCCAACGCTCCCGTGCTCGCGCTGAACCATGGCGAGATTCGGATGAGGGACGTCGAGCCGCTGTCGCGAATCGCCTATATCGAAGCGATCGTTATCGACGGACTCAAGTCGAATCTCGTGCGCAATCACGACGGCACGACGAATCTGTCAGCGCTGAGTTCACCCGCGGCCGCGCCTGGAGCACCCGCGCCCGCCGCCACACCCACGCTCTCGATGCCGACGCCGGCCGCGGTGCCGACGTTCGCGCCTTCGCTCGTTGCATCGGCGCCCTCCGCGCAGGCGTCGATTACCGCTGCGGCGCCGCCTCCGTCGGCGCAGTTCGACGCGGCTATCGACTCGTTCCAGATGACCGACAGCACCATGAACCTCACCGACCTGACCGGTGCAAAGCCCGCCGTGTTAGAGCTCGATGGAATTCATGTCGCGGCGAGCAATCTGCGCACGAGCGGACAGGCGCAGGGAAACTTTGACGTCGCCGCAATAATCAAAAGCGGCGGCGCGCTCGATCTCAAAGGCACAGTGAACCTGCCGTCGTCGCAGGCCGAGCTGAATCTCACCGCTGACAAGATTGATTTGCCGGGATTGCAGGATTTCGCGCAGGCGGCGTTCGCGGGCACGATCGATTCGGGCAAGGTCACGGCGCATGCGGACGTGAAGGCGCTTTTTGCTCCTGGTAAATTCAATGTCAGCGTTGAGCCTGCAGATGCATCGCTCGATGATCTCGCGATCAGCGCGCCGCGCAGCAAAGAGAAACCGATTACCTGGAAGCACTTCGGCGTCACGCTGGGCCAGTTGGATCTCGCGTCGAAGCACGCGACGGTCAAGGAAGTTCAATCCGACGGCTTGCACGTTTACGCGATGCGCTCGTCCAATGGCACGCTCAGCCTGATGTCGCTGATGCGCAAGCCTGGGCCTCCGCCGCGTGAGACTCGCGAAGAGCGGCTCGAGCGTCTGCGCAAAGCTCGCGAGGAACGCTTCGCGCGTCTGCGCAAAGAGCGCGAAGAACGCGAGGCGGAACGAAGAGCGCGCCGCAATCGAAGGATCGCGAAGGCGGCGCCGCCGCCAGGCCCCGCGCAGCAGCCGTGGACTTACGATGTCGAGTCGATCGCGTTCACCGACACCGACGTGCGCGCCTATGATCGCGGCGGCAACCGCCCGGTGCGCGTCGACCTCGGCCCCGTCACGCTTCATGTGAAGGGCGTGAGCAGCGATTTCGCCAAGCCTTTCGATCTCGACCTCGAAGGCGCACTGAACAAAACCGGCACCTTCAAAGTGTCGGGAACGGCCGCGATCGATCCGCTCAAAGCTGATCTGAAGATCTCAACCAAGCGGCTCCAGCTTCGCGAGGCGCAGGCCTACGTGAACACCAAGCTCAACGCGGAGATCACGAGCGCCGCGCTCACGATGGAAGGCGACGCGCATGTGTCGCGAAAGGGCAAGGACTTTCACGCGAGCTATCTCGGCGACGTGTCGCTGGTCGATCTCGCCGCGATCGACAAGCTGACCGGCGACGACTTCTTGAAATGGGACGTGCTGCGCTTCGCGAAGATCGACGCCGACATCGGCGACGGTCCGCCCAAGGTCAGTATCGAAAAAATTTCGCTCGCGGATTTCTACGCCCGAATCATCCTGAACAGCACGGGCAAGATGAACCTCAACGACATCGTTGCCAAGCCCGAGCAGGCTCCTACTTCATTGACGCGCGCCGAGGGTGAGCCGGGTGCGACAGCGCCGCAGCCGACGGCCGCGGCGACTCCCGCGCCAGCGCCGCCGGCTAGCGCAGCCGCGGCACAATCGCAGCCGATTCCTGCCGACATCAAGGTCAACGAGACGGTTCTCGAGGACGGCAAGGTCGATTACACGGACGATTTCATTCAGCCGCATTATTCAGCGAATCTCAGCGATATCGCGGGCAAGGTTGGCACCATCGGCACCCAGGTCAACGAGCCCGCCGACGTTGATCTCCAGGGACACGTCAACGGCAGCGCGCCGCTAAATATCAGCGGCTCGATAAACCCCCTCGCGCCGATGGCATCGCTCGATATCAAGGCCAAGGCCGACGGAATCGAGCTGATGGGACTGTCGCCCTACACGACCAAGTACACGGGCTACCCGATCGAGAAAGGCACCCTGACGGTCGACGTTCACTACCTGTTAAATCAGGGCGAGCTCAAGGCCGACAATCATATCTTCATCGAGCAGCTCACTTTCGGTGACAAGGTTCAGAACTCGACTGCGATGAATCTGCCGATTCGTCTTGCGGTCTCGCTGCTCAAGAACTCCAAGGGCGAGATCGATCTCAACATCCCGATTTCGGGCTCACTGTCGGATCCGAAGTTCAGCCTCGGCAGTGTGATCCTGCATGCCTTCGTCAATCTGATCATGAAGGCCGTCACCTCGCCGTTCAGTCTGCTGGCCTCCGCGATCGGATCCGCCAACGGTCAAGATCTCTCGTACGTCGCGTTCAAGCCCGGGTACTCGACGCTCACTGCCGACAATAAGTCGCAGCTGGATGCGATCGCGAAGGCGCTCCAGGAGCGGGCGTCACTCAAGATGAGCATCTGCGGCCGCGTCGATCCCAGTCTCGATCGCGACGGACTTAAACACGCGAAGGTCGATGACGCGATCGAAGCCCAGCAGATCAAATACCTCGGCAATGACGCGAAGGATAAGAAGGTGTCGGAGGAGGAATACGACAAGTTCGTCAAGCGCGCCTACTCCAAGGCGGATTTCAAGAAGCCGCGCGATGCGATCGGACTCGCGAAATCGCTGCCGACCGACGAAATGAAAAAGCTGATGGTCGAGAACACCAAGGTCGGCGACGATGATTTGAAGAAGCTCGCCGACGCGCGCGCCGACGCCGTGCGCAGTTATATCGGCAGCAAGATCGATCCGGCGCGGCTCTTTCTCGTCACCCCCAAGCTCAACGCCGACGGTATCAAGGACGCGCCGACCACGCGCGCCGATCTCTCACTGCAATAG